The Bombus pyrosoma isolate SC7728 linkage group LG3, ASM1482585v1, whole genome shotgun sequence genome has a segment encoding these proteins:
- the LOC122565688 gene encoding uncharacterized protein LOC122565688 isoform X3, with translation MASIEVSLSTTPRRKKGGSISGGVISPAGHRNRDHYKELDALRIALRDKENIIQTLKGQLCNTLSNRLALRNGAPPLTEADRKAAEERLQRLRRDADNKRLAIKNLKLALERLDITDNIDVRIQQAELEYRLGREELELLTLREESRALQAALELAETQEKQKNDTIFSCISGSTQVTIHAVEVSADPKSPRFGAGPREDTPGLYVDWAVEDSGLCKGDRILEVNGKLVVGAGRSDLARLLAVAPDAAQIVVLRKGESLAALRTLRSDNLRLTHRIGYLEEQVRDLLAPSRAEVPADPPPTRQEQVQVFQKGPQVTALVANLPGLNVRNSMELRQSLPTVRSRHNDHSKRSLDVKISNEFDSSSASIFNGHHKSRSKQKHQGFPLTRSTASLDCKQTQIQSQLQRRRPPRVESALEHLSKNRKNSSQVQPLDFDSEPTYYRLQETQSRASENSDISVVYSSKESKSRPAPPKKPLRLSLHRAASLQSVESAPPSAHHEIAKKPMKRSHKGDPPEKGIRTETNGETNSQMQESHSNPPQPPPRTPSRAESCQSALRWPSPKPRPHLAPVTMEKWC, from the exons ATGGCCAGTATCGAAGTATCTTTGTCAACTACgccaagaagaaagaaaggtgGAAGCATTTCCGGTGGAGTAATATCGCCAGCTGGTCATCGAAATAGAGATCATTATAAGGAACTAGACGCTCTTCGAATTGCATTACGCGACAAGGAAAATATCATTCAAAC ACTGAAAGGGCAACTGTGCAACACACTGAGCAACAGATTAGCTTTACGTAATGGTGCTCCACCTCTAACCGAGGCTGACAGGAAAGCAGCCGAAGAACGACTTCAAAGGTTGCGACGCGACGCGGATAATAAGCGGCTagcgataaaaaatttgaaattagcGCTCGAACGACTAGATATTACAGA CAATATCGATGTTCGAATTCAACAAGCTGAATTAGAGTACAGACTTGGACGCGAAGAACTCGAACTTTTAACTCTTCGCGAAGAAAGCAGAGCTTTACAGGCCGCTTTGGAATTGGCAGAGACccaagagaaacagaaaaatgatACAATATTTAG TTGTATCTCTGGTTCTACGCAAGTTACGATCCATGCAGTGGAAGTTAGCGCAGATCCAAAAAGTCCCCGTTTTGGTGCTGGACCGAGAGAAGACACACCTGGCTTGTATGTCGATTGGGCAGTTGAAGATTCTGGATTATGCAAGGGAGACAG AATCTTGGAAGTGAATGGAAAACTTGTGGTGGGAGCAGGCAGAAGCGATTTAGCAAGGCTGTTGGCCGTTGCACCCGATGCAGCGCAAATCGTGGTCCTTCGAAAAGGCGAATCCCTGGCAGCACTCCGCACTCTTCGATCTGATAACCTTAGGCTGACTCACAGGATCGGATATCTCGAGGAACAAGTCAGGGATCTTCTCGCACCAAGTAGAGCCGAGGTTCCTGCAGACCCTCCACCGACTCGTCAAGAACAAGTTCAG gtttTTCAAAAAGGACCACAGGTAACTGCGTTAGTTGCAAATCTTCCTGGCCTTAATGTAAGGAATTCGATGGAATTACGGCAGAGTTTACCAACAGTAAGAAGCAGGCACAATGACCATTCAAAACGTTCGCTAGACGTAAAAATCTCGAACGAATTCGACTCGTCATCGGCTAGCATTTTCAATGGTCATCACAAATCACGAAGTAAACAAAAACATCAAGGATTTCCATTAACCAGGTCAACTGCAAGCTTGGATTGCAAACAAACGCAGATACAATCGCAACTACAACGTAGAAGACCACCGCGCGTTGAATCAGCTTTGGAACATTTATCTaagaatcgtaaaaattcaTCTCAAGTACAACCGTTAGACTTCGATTCCGAACCAACCTATTATCGATTACag GAGACTCAGTCGCGAGCGTCAGAAAACTCGGATATATCAGTCGTCTATAGCTCCAAAGAATCGAAATCCCGCCCAGCACCACCGAAAAAGCCACTTCGATTGTCTCTACATCGAGCAGCTAGTCTTCAATCCGTAGAAAGTGCACCACCATCTGCACACCATGAAATAGCTAAAAAACCGATGAAGAGAAGTCATAAAGGTGATCCACCGGAGAAAGGTATTCGAACGGAAACAAATGGAGAAACAAATAGCCAAATGCAAGAATCGCATTCCAATCCACCTCAACCTCCGCCGAGGACACCTTCCAGAGCAGAGTCTTGTCAAAGTGCGTTACGATGGCCTTCCCCTAAGCCACGACCTCATTTAGCACCTGTCACTATGGAAAAATGGTGCTga
- the LOC122566341 gene encoding replication factor C subunit 2 isoform X1: MGVENTVGEPMNVEAVPSTSGYSVKNKEKDKKSGNLPWIEKYRPQIFSDIVGNEDTVSRLSVFAEHGNCPNIIIAGPPGVGKTTTILCLARILLGPVFKEAVLELNASNERGIDVVRNKIKMFAQKRVNLAKGKHKIIILDEADSMTDGAQQALRRTMEIYSNTTRFALACNTSEKIIEPIQSRCAMLRYGKLSDAQILAKIIEVCQKEDVSHTDDGLEAIVFTAQGDMRQALNNLQSTYNGFGHVNSENVFKVCDEPHPLLVKEMLELCAQGKISKAYGIMEHLWKMGYSAEDLISNIFRVCTNLSIEEPLKLDFIKEIGITHLGIVDGINSLLQMNSLLARLCQKTMQK; this comes from the exons ATGGGAGTTGAGAATACTGTCGGTGAACCTATGAATGTTGAAGCTGTGCCATCGACGAGTGGTTATagtgtaaaaaataaagaaaaagataagaaatcaGGCAATTTGCCATG GATTGAAAAGTATCGAccacaaatattttctgacaTTGTTGGTAATGAAGACACAGTATCCAGATTATCGGTATTTGCTGAACATGGGAACTGTCCTAATATTATCATTGCTGGTCCACCGGGAGTTGGTAAAACTACAACTATATTATGTTTGGCACGTATTTTATTAGGACCAGTGTTTAAGGAAGCAGTATTAGAATTAAATGCGTCAAATGAGAGAGGAATAGATGTtgtcagaaataaaattaaaatgtttgccCAAAAGAGG GTAAATTTGGCAAAAGGAAAgcacaaaataataattctggATGAAGCTGATAGCATGACTGATGGTGCGCAACAAGCATTACGTAGGACAATGGAGATATATAGCAATACAACTAGGTTTGCACTAGCTTGTAATACAAGTGAAAAAATTATCGAGCCAATACAGTCACGCTGTGCCATGTTAAGATATGGAAAATTATCAGATGCGCAAATTTTAGCAAAGATTATTGAAGTTTGTCAGAAAGAAGAT GTTTCACATACAGATGATGGTTTAGAAGCAATAGTATTTACTGCACAGGGTGATATGAGACAGGctctaaataatttacaatcaaCTTATAATGGTTTTGGACATGTAAACAGTGAGAATGTTTTTAAAGTTTGTGACGAACCACATCCGTTACTTGTTAAAGAAATGTTGGAATTATGTGCACAGGGTAAAATTTCCAAAGCATATGGG ATAATGgaacatttatggaaaatggGATATTCTGCAGAAGATTTGATCAGTAATATATTCAGAGTTTGTACAAATCTATCCATCGAAGAGccattaaaattagattttataaaa GAGATTGGAATAACTCATCTAGGAATAGTGGATGGAATTAATAGTTTACTACAAATGAACAGTCTTCTTGCTAGACTTTGTCAAAAAACTATGCAGAAGTAA
- the LOC122566341 gene encoding replication factor C subunit 2 isoform X2, whose translation MFAQKRVNLAKGKHKIIILDEADSMTDGAQQALRRTMEIYSNTTRFALACNTSEKIIEPIQSRCAMLRYGKLSDAQILAKIIEVCQKEDVSHTDDGLEAIVFTAQGDMRQALNNLQSTYNGFGHVNSENVFKVCDEPHPLLVKEMLELCAQGKISKAYGIMEHLWKMGYSAEDLISNIFRVCTNLSIEEPLKLDFIKEIGITHLGIVDGINSLLQMNSLLARLCQKTMQK comes from the exons atgtttgccCAAAAGAGG GTAAATTTGGCAAAAGGAAAgcacaaaataataattctggATGAAGCTGATAGCATGACTGATGGTGCGCAACAAGCATTACGTAGGACAATGGAGATATATAGCAATACAACTAGGTTTGCACTAGCTTGTAATACAAGTGAAAAAATTATCGAGCCAATACAGTCACGCTGTGCCATGTTAAGATATGGAAAATTATCAGATGCGCAAATTTTAGCAAAGATTATTGAAGTTTGTCAGAAAGAAGAT GTTTCACATACAGATGATGGTTTAGAAGCAATAGTATTTACTGCACAGGGTGATATGAGACAGGctctaaataatttacaatcaaCTTATAATGGTTTTGGACATGTAAACAGTGAGAATGTTTTTAAAGTTTGTGACGAACCACATCCGTTACTTGTTAAAGAAATGTTGGAATTATGTGCACAGGGTAAAATTTCCAAAGCATATGGG ATAATGgaacatttatggaaaatggGATATTCTGCAGAAGATTTGATCAGTAATATATTCAGAGTTTGTACAAATCTATCCATCGAAGAGccattaaaattagattttataaaa GAGATTGGAATAACTCATCTAGGAATAGTGGATGGAATTAATAGTTTACTACAAATGAACAGTCTTCTTGCTAGACTTTGTCAAAAAACTATGCAGAAGTAA